In Aedes albopictus strain Foshan chromosome 3, AalbF5, whole genome shotgun sequence, the following are encoded in one genomic region:
- the LOC109407579 gene encoding GTPase Era, mitochondrial → MLDKAMLIFVRQAVPRPALLWARNFTSAKISENLSDKKEPQSNEKLIKVAIIGVPNAGKSTLINHLIDHRVCPTSMKVHTTRATAKAIQSRANSQMILFDTPGLVGDRDAKKHHIDANFLSSCRHAVQHSNLIGVVHDVSNSWTRNALNPIMVDVLKSYSHIPSFLILNKIDTLKSKRILLDIVKNITNNQLESIKNYRIKKRKSSQDKPQTEAKANRQEVQEGWPHFSEIFMVSAFTGDGLKEVMSFIYSHAKAGQWEHLATEATDQTPEQLIVQSVRARLLDYLPQEIPYALATELEFFENINGRMFASAVVTCPSERIERLVCGEGNGKLKQITERVTSDLIETFAVPISLTIVTRIKSKDK, encoded by the exons ATGCTGGACAAAGCGATGCTGATATTCGTGCGCCAGGCTGTTCCGCGGCCGGCTCTGCTGTGGGCGCGCAATTTCACCAGTGCTAAAATCTCGGAGAACCTTTCGGACAAGAAGGAACCGCAATCGAACGAGAAGCTGATCAAGGTGGCAATCATCGGCGTCCCGAATGCTGGGAAGAGCACATTGATCAATCATCTGATTGATCATAGG GTCTGTCCGACATCGATGAAAGTGCACACGACGCGCGCTACTGCCAAAGCGATTCAAAGCCGCGCCAACTCGCAGATGATTCTGTTCGATACTCCCGGACTGGTGGGTGATCGAGACGCGAAGAAACATCATATCGATGCGAATTTCCTCTCGTCTTGCCGACACGCCGTGCAGCATTCGAATCTGATCGGTGTAGTGCATGATGTGTCCAATTCGTGGACCCGGAACGCGCTGAACCCGATCATGGTGGATGTGCTGAAGAGCTACAGCCACATTCCCAGCTTTTTGATTCTGAACAAGATCGATACCCTCAAGTCGAAACGGATCCTGCTGGACATCGTGAAGAACATCACGAACAACCAACTGGAAAGCATAAAAAACTATCGCATCAAGAAGCGTAAAAGCTCGCAGGACAAGCCTCAAACCGAAGCCAAAGCCAATCGCCAAGAAGTTCAGGAAGGATGGCCACATTTTTCCGAAATCTTCATGGTATCGGCCTTCACCGGAGATGGCCTGAAGGAGGTGATGAGTTTTATCTACTCTCACGCAAAGGCCGGCCAATGGGAACACCTGGCCACGGAAGCAACCGATCAGACCCCGGAGCAACTGATCGTGCAAAGTGTGCGGGCTCGTCTGTTGGACTATCTCCCCCAAGAAATCCCATACGCACTGGCAACCGAACTGGAGTTCTTTGAGAATATCAACGGTAGAATGTTTGCCAGTGCTGTGGTGACCTGTCCCAGCGAACGAATCGAACGGCTGGTGTGTGGCGAAGGGAATGGCAAACTCAAGCAGATTACGGAACGCGTTACGTCGGATTTGATTGAGACGTTCGCTGTGCCGATTTCGCTGACCATTGTCACCAGGATTAAGAGCAAGGACAAGTGA